From Nitrospinota bacterium, a single genomic window includes:
- a CDS encoding MotA/TolQ/ExbB proton channel family protein: MSTFIGIAVGVGLLFYAILTQGGPRIFWDPHGLMIVLGGTFGAILISYPLPRVLKVVGVLLQIFKREIQRPSWVIRLMVELSFKARQKSLLSLEEDLKKIENRIVKLGLELVIDGQPGHLIREVLETELDFVQARHRAGEHIFRSAARFAPAFGLIGTLIGLVTMMRGMAGGAGESQTNIIGQGMSVALVGTFYGAMLSNLFFGPVAEKLRSRSDDEMLVNRIIIEGVLMIQGGVNPRIIERKLNSFLPPELRASYYDRLLAESRRKTPVREGGSA; the protein is encoded by the coding sequence TTGTCAACGTTCATAGGCATAGCGGTTGGCGTGGGGCTTTTGTTCTACGCCATCCTCACCCAGGGCGGGCCGAGGATTTTCTGGGACCCTCACGGCCTGATGATCGTGCTTGGCGGCACATTCGGGGCCATTCTCATTTCGTATCCGCTTCCCCGGGTGCTAAAGGTGGTGGGGGTGCTGCTGCAGATATTCAAGAGGGAAATCCAGCGGCCGTCGTGGGTGATACGGCTTATGGTGGAATTATCGTTCAAGGCCAGGCAGAAGTCGCTGCTGTCGCTGGAAGAGGACCTGAAAAAGATAGAGAACAGGATAGTCAAGCTCGGGCTGGAATTGGTGATAGACGGCCAGCCGGGGCACCTTATCCGCGAAGTGCTGGAGACGGAGCTGGACTTCGTCCAGGCGCGCCACAGGGCGGGCGAGCACATATTCCGGAGCGCCGCCAGGTTCGCCCCGGCCTTCGGGCTTATCGGAACGCTGATCGGGCTTGTGACAATGATGCGCGGGATGGCCGGCGGCGCTGGTGAAAGCCAGACGAACATCATCGGGCAGGGCATGTCGGTGGCCCTGGTGGGCACGTTCTACGGCGCGATGCTTTCAAACCTGTTTTTCGGCCCGGTGGCGGAGAAGCTTCGGTCCCGCTCCGACGACGAGATGCTGGTGAACAGGATAATCATCGAAGGGGTGCTGATGATCCAGGGGGGGGTGAACCCGCGCATCATCGAGCGCAAGCTCAATTCGTTCCTCCCGCCGGAACTGAGAGCTTCCTATTACGACAGGCTGCTGGCCGAAAGCAGACGCAAGACCCCCGTGCGCGAGGGGGGATCCGCTTGA
- a CDS encoding flagellar motor protein MotB, which translates to MAKKVKQSELDDALTDGEASAIWLISLADMMSLLMTFFVMLFAMNPGKDESYRETLSKIGDALGGKSTVEKKSGLEDAQGKLESLVKEGNLVRQVQFTSDTRGMVMFAEGDLFFDPASAELKPEIRRFLRRIGDIIKETRYKVVVEGHTDDTTGPMTAFPTNWELSSARASSVVRYFVDEAGLEPYRFAAVGYAGFKPRYALTPENRPKNRRVEIVVLREKL; encoded by the coding sequence ATGGCTAAGAAAGTCAAACAGTCGGAACTGGACGACGCGCTCACCGACGGGGAGGCCTCGGCCATCTGGCTCATATCGCTGGCGGACATGATGTCGCTGCTGATGACTTTCTTCGTGATGCTGTTCGCGATGAATCCGGGCAAGGACGAAAGCTACCGCGAGACTCTTTCGAAAATAGGGGACGCGCTAGGCGGCAAGTCCACCGTGGAAAAAAAATCCGGGCTGGAAGACGCGCAGGGCAAGCTCGAATCGCTGGTGAAAGAAGGCAACCTTGTGCGGCAGGTGCAGTTCACCTCGGACACGCGGGGGATGGTGATGTTCGCCGAGGGAGACCTGTTTTTCGACCCGGCCTCGGCGGAGCTAAAGCCGGAGATCAGGCGTTTCCTAAGGCGGATTGGCGACATAATCAAGGAAACGCGCTACAAAGTGGTGGTGGAAGGGCATACAGACGACACCACGGGCCCCATGACCGCATTTCCCACCAACTGGGAGCTTTCGTCGGCCAGGGCTTCGTCGGTGGTGCGGTATTTCGTGGACGAGGCGGGGCTGGAGCCATACAGGTTCGCGGCGGTGGGATACGCCGGTTTCAAGCCGCGTTACGCACTGACCCCGGAGAACAGGCCCAAGAACCGCCGGGTGGAGATCGTTGTGCTTCGGGAGAAGCTTTAG
- a CDS encoding PilZ domain-containing protein, with protein MEQKSGGGKDNRLFFRFEYPAPVRYRFAKKTEPGKYMVSPWFKGVGVDFSGGGGALNIGKPLPAKTLVLMEIKFPYSDDPVIATAEVVRRIDVEYKGAKVSQISFKYLLINSNVQDRMISFIISRGKSTL; from the coding sequence ATGGAACAAAAAAGCGGCGGGGGGAAAGACAACAGGCTTTTCTTCAGGTTTGAATACCCCGCGCCGGTCCGGTACCGTTTCGCGAAAAAGACCGAGCCTGGAAAATACATGGTGTCCCCATGGTTCAAGGGGGTGGGTGTGGACTTTTCCGGGGGCGGAGGCGCTTTGAACATCGGCAAGCCGCTGCCGGCGAAAACACTTGTGCTCATGGAGATAAAGTTTCCGTACAGCGACGATCCCGTGATTGCGACGGCGGAGGTGGTGCGCCGGATAGACGTGGAATACAAAGGGGCGAAAGTATCGCAGATCAGCTTTAAGTACCTGCTGATAAACAGCAACGTGCAGGACAGGATGATAAGCTTCATAATATCCAGGGGCAAGTCCACGCTGTAA